A genomic window from Camelus ferus isolate YT-003-E chromosome 9, BCGSAC_Cfer_1.0, whole genome shotgun sequence includes:
- the KCNA2 gene encoding potassium voltage-gated channel subfamily A member 2, whose amino-acid sequence MTVATGDPADEAAALPGHPQDTYDPEADHECCERVVINISGLRFETQLKTLAQFPETLLGDPKKRMRYFDPLRNEYFFDRNRPSFDAILYYYQSGGRLRRPVNVPLDIFSEEIRFYELGEEAMEMFREDEGYIKEEERPLPENEFQRQVWLLFEYPESSGPARIIAIVSVMVILISIVSFCLETLPIFRDENEDMHGSGVTFHTYSNSTIGYQQSTSFTDPFFIVETLCIIWFSFEFLVRFFACPSKAGFFTNIMNIIDIVAIIPYFITLGTELAEKPEDAQQGQQAMSLAILRVIRLVRVFRIFKLSRHSKGLQILGQTLKASMRELGLLIFFLFIGVILFSSAVYFAEADERESQFPSIPDAFWWAVVSMTTVGYGDMVPTTIGGKIVGSLCAIAGVLTIALPVPVIVSNFNYFYHRETEGEEQAQYLQVTSCPKIPSSPDLKKSRSASTISKSDYMEIQEGVNNSNEDFREENLKTANCTLANTNYVNITKMLTDV is encoded by the coding sequence ATGACAGTGGCCACCGGAGACCCAGCAGACGAGGCTGCTGCCCTCCCTGGGCACCCGCAGGACACCTATGACCCAGAGGCAGACCACGAGTGCTGTGAGAGGGTGGTGATCAACATCTCAGGGCTGCGGTTTGAGACCCAGCTAAAGACCTTAGCCCAGTTTCCAGAGACCCTCTTAGGAGACCCAAAGAAGCGGATGAGATACTTTGACCCTCTCCGGAACGAGTACTTTTTCGATCGGAACCGCCCGAGCTTTGATGCCATTTTGTACTACTACCAGTCTGGGGGCCGGTTGAGGCGACCTGTGAATGTGCCCTTAGATATATTCTCTGAAGAAATTCGGTTTTATGAGCTGGGAGAAGAAGCGATGGAGATGTTTCGGGAGGATGAAGGCTACATCAAAGAGGAAGAGCGTCCTCTGCCTGAAAATGAGTTTCAGAGACAGGTGTGGCTTCTCTTCGAATACCCAGAGAGCTCAGGGCCTGCCAGGATTATAGCTATTGTATCTGTCATGGTGATCTTGATCTCAATCGTCAGCTTCTGCCTGGAGACGTTGCCCATATTCCGCGATGAGAATGAAGACATGCATGGCAGTGGAGTGACCTTCCATACCTATTCTAACAGCACCATTGGGTACCAGCAGTCCACTTCCTTCACCGACCCTTTCTTCATCGTAGAGACCCTCTGCATCATCTGGTTCTCCTTTGAATTCCTGGTGAGGTTCTTTGCCTGTCCCAGCAAAGCCGGCTTCTTCACCAACATCATGAACATCATTGACATTGTGGCCATCATCCCCTACTTCATCACCCTGGGCACAGAGCTGGCTGAGAAGCCAGAGGATGCTCAGCAGGGCCAGCAGGCCATGTCGCTAGCCATCCTTCGTGTCATCCGGTTGGTaagagtctttaggattttcaaGTTGTCCAGACACTCCAAAGGTCTCCAGATTCTAGGTCAGACCCTCAAAGCCAGCATGAGAGAATTGGGCCTCCTGATATTCTTCCTCTTCATCGGGGTCATCCTTTTCTCTAGTGCTGTCTATTTCGCAGAGGCCGATGAGCGAGAGTCCCAGTTCCCCAGCATCCCGGATGCCTTCTGGTGGGCAGTCGTCTCCATGACAACTGTAGGCTATGGAGACATGGTTCCAACTACCATTGGGGGAAAGATCGTGGGTTCCCTGTGTGCAATTGCAGGTGTGTTAACCATTGCCTTACCGGTCCCCGTCATAGTGTCCAATTTCAACTACTTCTACCAccgggagacagagggagaggagcaggCCCAGTACTTGCAGGTGACAAGCTGTCCAAAGATCCCATCCTCCCCTGACCTAAAGAAAAGTAGAAGTGCCTCTACCATTAGTAAGTCTGATTACATGGAGATCCAGGAGGGGGTAAACAACAGTAACGAGGACTTTAGAGAGGAAAACTTGAAGACAGCCAACTGCACTTTGGCTAATACAAACTATGTGAATATTACCAAAATGTTAACTGATGTCTGA